TCCCGCACCGACATCCTCACCGTCTGCATCCTGATCTACGGCCTGATCGGCCTGACCGCGGACATCCTCATCAGAGGCCTGGAACGGCTGCTGATGCCCTGGCGCACGGCGGGAGGCGGCGCCCGATGAACACGGCGATCGCACTGTCCGGCATCCGCCGCGGCTTCGGCGGCCGCACCGTGCTCGACGGAATCGACCTTGAGGTGCCGCGCGGCGAGTTCGTGGCGCTGCTCGGGGCGAGCGGCTCCGGCAAGACCACGCTGTTGCGCATCCTCGGTGGCCTGGACCGTCCGGACGCGGGCGAAGTGCTGGTGCCGCGCAGACGCACGGTCGTCTTCCAGGAGCCGCGGCTGATCCCGTCGCGGCGGGTGCTGTCCAACGTCACGATCGGACTGCCGCGGGGCGAGGCCACCCGGGACGTCGCGCGCGCGGCGCTGGCCGAGGTCGGGCTCTCCGCGCACGACCGGGCCTGGCCGGCGACCTTGTCCGGGGGAGAGGCGCAACGGGTCGCACTCGCCCGCGCCCTGGTCCGCGATCCGGAGCTGCTGCTGCTCGACGAGCCCTTCGCCGCGCTCGACGCGCTCACCCGGCTGAAGATGCAGGACCTGGTCGCCGATCTGTGCGCACGTCACACCCCGGCCGTGCTGCTGGTGACGCACGACGTGGACGAGGCGATCCGGCTGGCCGACCGCGTGCTGGTCCTGCGCGACGGCAAGCTGATCACCGACGAGAGGGTCGAGATCGAACGGCCCAGGGACGAGGCGGACCCGGCTTTCCCGGCGCTGCGTCGGCGCCTGCTCGCGCAGCTCGGCGTCGAGCAACGGGATCGGGAGGCGGTATGAGCCTGCTCGAAGACGCCGCCGAGTTGCAGGAGGACCTGGTCCGTCTGCGCCGTCACCTGCATGCGGAACCCGAGGTCGGCCTCGATCTGCCGCGCACCCAGGAGAAGGTGCTGCGCGCCTTGGAGTCGGTGCCCCTCGAGGTGAGCACCGGGAGCGCCCTGACCTCGGTCGTCGGCGTGATCCGCGGCACGGCTGCCACGGAAGGCGCAGAGCGTCGCACGGTCCTGCTCCGCGCCGACATGGACGCGCTGCCGTTGCCGGAGAAGACAGGGCTCGGTTTCGCCTCCCGCTTCCCCGGCGCGGCACACGCATGCGGCCACGATCTACACACGGCGATGCTCGTCGGCGCCGCACAGCTGCTCGCGGACCGCCGCGAGCAGCTGGCCGGAGACGTGATCCTGATGTTCCAGCCCGGCGAGGAAGGGCACGACGGCGCACGGCTGATGCTGGAGGAAGGCCTGCTCGACGCCGCCGGCCGGCGCCCGGACGCCGCGTTCGCGCTGCATGTCGGCGCCGCTTCGCCTGTCGGCGGGTTCGGCGCCCGCCCCGGCGTGGCCCTGGCCGCCTCGGGCACCGCCGAAGTGGTCTTCCGCGGCAGCGGCGGCCACGGTGCGTGGCCGCATGCCGCGCGTGATCCGATCCCGGCCCTGTGCGCCGCGGTCGGGGCACTGCAGACCATGGTCACCCGCCGGTTCGACGCGCTTGAGCCGGTGTTGGTCTCCGTCGGCCAGATCTCGGCCGGGTCCGCGCCCAATATCGTGCCGGACACGGCCAGACTCACCGCGACCCTCCGGGCCCTGGGCACCGACGCGCGGGACCGGCTCGCTCAGGAGATCGAGCGCGTCTGCCACGGTATCGCCCACGCGCACGGCGTCGAGGCCGAAGTCGTGGTGCGGGACGGATATCCGATCACCGTGAACGACGAGGCAGAGGTCGAATTCGCCGGCTCGGTCATCGCCGAGCTCTTCGGCCCGGACCGGTTCGTCCGGCAGCGCCGCCCCGCGCTGGTCGCCGACGACATCGGCCGGGTGCTGGCGCGGGTGCCGGGCGTCATGGTCTCGCTCGGCGCCTGCCCGGCCGGCCTCGATCCCGAGCGCGCCGCTCCCAACCACGCCCCGACGGCCGTGTTCGACGACGGCGTCCTGGCCGCCGGCGCCGCGACGCTGGCCGAGTTCGCCCTGAGGAGGACCTCGAGATGACCCGGATCCACATCGTTCTTCCGCCTTATCGGCAGCCCCGGCCGCCGGTCGCGCTGCCGGACTTCGTCACGGACATCAGGCCACCGGACCCCGGCCCGTGGCCCGCGCTGGCCCGGGCCGCCGACCTGGCCGGGCTGGCCGGCGTGATCGTGCCCTTCGACCCGCAGGGCCCTGAGTCGCTGGTCACCGCGGCCGGGCTGCTGCGGACCACCCGGCACGTCGAGGTGAGCGCCGGGCTGCGGCCGTGGATCGCCACGCCGCAGTACACGGCGAAGCTCTCCGCCTCGCTCCAGCGCTTCTCCGGCGGCCGCCTGGGCTGGTACTTCGAGGACGGGAACGCCGAGACCGAACAGTTCGTCACGACCGCCGAGGAGTTCTGGCAGCGCCCGGACGGCCTGCCCGAGGTCCTGTCCGAACACGCCTTTCCCCTCGTCCTGTTCGCCGACTCGGCCTCCTGCATCCGGCTGGACCTACGCGCCCTGAGCCTGGAGGCCAAGGTCACCGCGATCGAGGCACACGCGCAGGCAGGCGTGTCCGACTTCTTCCTCGACGTCGGCGACGATCCGGGCGAGGTCTACCGCCTCGGCGAATACGTCCTGCCGCTGCTCTCGTTCGAAAGGGAACCCAACTATGTCGGTTGACATCTACTGGCGCATCGCGATGGAGGGCGACCAGAAGTCGCTGTACGAGCCGGGGAGCAGCCGCGGCGGATTCGCGCCGCACCTGTCCGGGGGAGTGGCGCCGGGCCTGAACCGGGCCGCGGCCGGCGGCGACGGCTTCACCCATGCCGACTACATGGCCGAGGTCGTCCGCGCCAGCGAGGAGTCCGGCTTCGTCGGCGGATTGCTGCCCTCGTTCCCGCACACCGATGACCCATGGGCCGCCGCGGCCACCCTCGCCGCCGAGTCGCGCACCTACCGGTTCATGGTCGCGTTCCAGCCCGGCTTCCTTCATCCCGTCCAGGCCGCGCGGATGTCCGCGACGCTGCAGCGGGCCACCGGCGGCCGGCTCGTGTACAACATCATCTCCGGCGGCGGCGGACCGCAGCAGTTGTGGTGGGGCGACACCATCGGACACGACGACCGGTACGCGCGCACCTCGGAGTTCCTCGACGTGCTCAAGGGCGTCTGGGACGGCGGCGACTTCAGCTACGACGGCCGATTCTACCAGGTGAAGGACGGCGGCCTGCCGCCAGCGCTGACCGGCCAGCCGTTCCCGGAAATCTACTTCTCCGGCTCGTCACCGGCCGCAATCGAGGCAGCCGGCCGCCACGCCGATTACTACTTGTCCTGGCTCGAGCCTTTCGACGCGCTGTCCGAGAAGTTCGCCGCAGTCCGCGCGCGCAGCCCGAAGCCGCCGAAGTTCGCCGTACGCATCGACATCCTCGCCCGCGAGACCGAGCAAGAGGCATGGGACATCCTCGACCGCGGCTGGGCCGGCCTGCCCGAGCGACGCCCGGAGCGCGAAGGCGGCGACTCGGTCGGCGCCCGGCGCAGCCGCGACTTCGCCGCCGGCGCCGCCGACTCACCGCGTGCCCTCGAGATCGCCCCGAACGTCTGGGGCGGCTTCGACCGGCTCCGTCCCGGACCGGCGTTCGGCCTGGTGGGGGACTACGGCCAGGTCGCAGACCGGCTCAACGAGCTGATCGGGCTCGGTGTGGACGCGTTCATCCTGGCCGGAGTCCCGCATCTGGAAGAGGCCCGCCGCGTGGGCCGCCACGTCCTGCCCCTGTTGAAAGGAATCTCCTCATGACCACCCGCGTCGGCTATTTCCCGCAGAACAACTCGCTCTGGGTGCTGCGCCACCTCGGCCTGCTCGAGCAGAAACTCCCTGACGTCGAGTGGGTGGATCTGCGCAGCCTCGGTCGCGGCCCCCGTGTCGATCCCACGCGCGCACTGCCCTCGGCGCACGGCGACCACCTGTTCGACGGCGGCTACGACTTCATCGGCACCGGATCCACGCCGCCGGTGACCGCGCAGGCCAAGGGCCACGACATCGTCTACGTCGGCATCTCGGGCCCGCGGGTGGAGAACGGCCGTCTGGTCGTGCACGCGGACTCCGGCATCGAGGACCCGAGCGGCCTCAAGGGCAAGCGCGTCGCGCTCGGCCATGGCTCCTGGCAGACCACGCTGTTGCTGCTCGCACTAGAGAAGGCGGGACTGGGCTGGGGTGACATCACGCCGGTCGACGTGTACGACGACGCAGCCGAGCGCTTCCTGGCCCGGGAAGTGGACGCGTGGGTCGGCTCCTACCCGTATCTGACGAAGGTCGAGCAGCAGGCTGAGCTCCGTGAGCTGATTCCGACCGAGGGTCTGTTCACGCACCGGTCGCTGTGGTTTACCAGCGCCGAGTTCGCCGAGAACAAGCGGGCCGAACTGACCGCGATCGTCTCCGCGCTCCAAGAGGCGGACGCCTGGACAGCGGCTAACCCGGCTGAAGCCGCCGAGTTCTTCGCCGCCGACGACGGCCGGCCCGCCGCGGAGTGGGAGCACGCACTGCGCACCCGTCCCTGGGGCCTGCTCCCGGTCGACGACGCGTTCGTGGCCGAGCAGCAGCACGCCGCGGACCTGTTCCAGGCCAACGGACTGATCGAGCGGGAAATCTCGGTCGCGGACGCGGTCCGGCCGGACATCAATGAGCTGGTTCGGGCTTCGGCGCGGTAACCCTGAGGCGGACGGCTGCCAGCGGCCGTCCGCCTCGCTTCGTCGTTCACGGCCGCAGGCGGTCAGCCGTCCCGCCCCTGCCACGTGGTGATGCAGATCTCGTTGCCCTCGGCGTCGGCGAGCACCCGGAACGCGGGCGCCCGCTCGGCGGACACGAGCCGGCCTCCGGCGGCGAGCGCGGCTTCGATCCGCCGGTCGGCCTCGTCGTGGGGGACGCAGAGGTCGAAGTGGATGCGGTTGCGCTGCGGGCGCGGCTCGTCCATCTGCTGGAACCAGATCGCAGGGCCCTGGCCGACGGGGTCGACGAGCGGATCGCACGGACCGTCGGCGCCGGGCTCATCGGCGTAGCCGAGCGCAGCCCGCCAGAACGGGCGGATCGCGGCGATGTCGAGCGCGTCGATGGCGATCTCCAGCAACTGCACCGAGTGAGGCGCCCCGGTGCCGATCTCGGGCCCGCTCGTCAGGCCGAGTTCGTGCACGGCGGCCGAGATCCGGCGCGCGAGTTCGGCGTCTCGGTCCGTGATGGCGGCGTGTTCGAGCGACTGGAGGGTGAGCACTGCGCGGTCGGGGCGCAGGTCGATCCGCAAGTGCCCGTCGGCGTCGGCACCGCACGCTGCGACGGCGGCCTGGGCGACGTCCACGGCCTGCGTCGAGGAGGCGACGGGGACCGAGGTGCGCAGTGCGCCGAGCAGGAAGCGCCATCCGTGTTCGGCAACCGCATCCGAGGCCGCCTGGCGGCTCAAAACAACGTCCATGCCGGTATTCTCTCATCCTCCGACGACATTGGGGCGAGTTCCTGGGATTCTCCGCGTCCACCATGCGAGAGCGGACGGTGTATTGATTGACCGTGCTTCGCGATTCTGGTGGAATGAGACCCATGACACCGCGACTGGAGCTCACCAGGCGGCGCCACATCGATCTGGCGCACGTTTCCAGCGCGTTTTGTTGTCGTTGACCCGGCAAGCCCCGGTCCTCTTGTTACGCCGACGTTTCCGCACGTCCACGTCCGTCTGATCAGACGCACGCAGGGCCTCCGGCTGCCGTCGCGTCCCCCTTTCCTTCGCCACCGCGCCTGGTAACCATACGCGCCGCAGTGCTCTGATTCATTGCTTTCATGACGGGATACCCCCATGCCATTTTCTGTGCGCAAAATCACCGGCCGAATAGGCGCGGTCGTGGACGGCGTCGATTTCAACGCCGCACCAGACCCCCTGATCATCGCAGGCCTGCGCGAGGCCCTGAACACGCACAAAGCGCTCGTCTTCGACGGCGTCGACCTCGATGACGACGACCAAGAGCGCGTGCTCGGCTGGTTCGGCGATCTGACCACCGCCCACCCGAACCTGCCCGCCGCCGACGGCAGGACAAACGTGCTCGCGGTCGACAGCGAGTCCTCGAAGTCGAACGAGTGGCACACCGACGTCACCTTCGTCGTCGGTCCGCCGCAGATCACCTCGCTCCGGAGCCTCGTTACCACGCCCTACGGTGGCGAAACGCTGATCGCAAACTCCGCGGCGGCCTACCGTGACCTGCCTGAACCCTTGCGCGCGTTCGCGGATTCGCTGCGCGCCGTCCACACCAACCAGTACGACTACATACGCCCCGCCGCGACGAGCGAGGCACGCCGGGATCATGACCGCGCCTTCCTGGCGACGTCCTACGAGACGGAACATCCCGTCGTCCGCGTGCATCCGCTCACCGGCGAGCGCGGTCTGTTCATCGGCGGGTTCGTCAAGCGAATCGTCGGGCTCTCGGCCACCGAGTCGGCCGAGCTCCTGCGCATCTTCCAGTCGTACGTGACGCGTCCCGAGAACGTGCTGCGCTGGGCCTGGTCACCCCGTCAGCTGCTGCTGTTCGACAATCGCATCACCCAGCACTACGCGATCGACAACTACGACGACCACCCGCGCCTGCTGCACCGGGTCACGGTGGCCGGCGAAGTACCCGTCGGGGTCGACGGCCGCCGGAGCGAACAACTGGTCGGTGACGCGTCGCACTTCACCCGCGTGGCGGAGCTTGTCGCATGAGCGAAGTCGTCACTATCTCGGCGCCCGCCTTCGAATCCGACGGCGGGACGCCTGAGGCGCAGCGGCGCGAAGTGTTCGTTCCACGCGACGCCGAACATCAGACACGCCTCGGCCAGCTGCGCAGGCATCTGCGATGGCCGCTCGGGATCTACACGACGCCGGTCTTCGTGCTCGTCCTGTGGCAGGTCCTGTCAGATCTCGGAGTGCTGGCGCAGACCTACGCGCCGTCCCCGACCTCCATCGTCCGGTCCGGGTTCGACCTCTGGCAGCAGGGCGTGCTCGGCCCCGATCTGGCCGTCTCGTTGCGCCGGGCGGGCCTCGGCCTGGCGATCGGGCTGACGATCGGCGTCACCTGCGGTGTGCTCGGCGGCCTGCTGCGCAGCGGCGAGTACGTCTTCAACGGGCTCGTCCAGGTCCTCAACACGATCCCGCTGCTCGCCGTGCTGCCGCTGATGATCGTCTGGTTCGGGATCGGCGAGGTCACCAAGGTGCTGCTCGTCTCCTTCGGCGCGGGCGTCCCGATGTACCTCAACCTCTTCGCGGCGATCCGCGGCGTCGATCAAGGGCTGATCGAGATGGCCCGCACCACCGGCGCCGGCCGCTGGCGCCTGGTGACGCGCGTGCTGGTGCCCGGATCGCTGCCCGGCTTCCTGGTCGGACTCCGGTTCTCCCTCGCCTACAGCATCCTCGGCCTCGTCGCGGCCGAGACGGTCAACGCCGACTCGGGCATCGGCTTCCTCATCACGCAGGCGCAGACCTACCTGCAGACCGACCAGGTCTTCGTCGGGCTCGCGGTCTACTCGGTCCTGGGCCTGCTCGCCGACCAGTTCGTCCGGATACTCGAGCGGGTGCTGCTGCGCTGGCGCCCGGGATATGAGGTGACATGAGCAGCGCCGTGGCGACCCGGCCCCGCCAGCACGCGGGGGTCGTGGTCGAGAAGGTCGTCCGGCGCTTCGGCGACCGGACCGTGCTCGACGGTCTCGACCTGTCGATCGCGGATCAGGAACTCGTCGTGCTGCTCGGGCCCTCCGGCTGCGGCAAGAGCACGCTGCTGCGCCTGCTGGCCGGACTGGACCGGCCCGACGCCGGCCTGGTGGAAGTGCCGGTCAAGCGCGCGATCGTGTTCCAGGCGCACCGGCTGCTGCCGTGGCAGCGGGTCGTGCGCAACGTCTCGCTCGGTCTGTGCGGCCCGGACGCCGAGCAGCGTGCGCGCGACGCGCTGGCGGAAGTCGGTCTCTCCGGCCGCGAGGACGCGTGGCCGAAGCAGCTCTCCGGCGGCGAGGCGCAACGCGTCTCGCTCGCCCGCGCCCTGGTGTCAGAGCCCGAACTCGTGCTGCTCGACGAGCCCTTCGCCGCCCTCGACGCCATCACGCGGCTGCGCATGCACGACCTCGTCCACGCTCTGCGCCGCAAGCACCGCGCGGCGATGCTGCTCGTCACCCACGACGTCGACGAGGCTATCGCTCTGGCCGATCGCGTCGTCGTGATGAGTGACGGCCGCCTCGGCGAAGCCCACCACGTCGTGCTCTCCGCCGCCGAACGCGAAGCGAGCGTGGCCCGCGAGGAACTGCGCGCCGCGCTCCTGGCCGACCTCGGCCTCGCCACCGATTCCGATCGCCCGACCCCACCGAAAGGCACCGATAACTCATGACGCTGAGAAACCCGCGGCTCCGCGCAGCCGTCGCCCTGCTGATACTGACCGCCGCCACGCTCACGGGCTGCGCGTCCAAATCCTCCACCTCGACCGGACCGCTGAGCGAGGCGGCCGACGCCGTGGGGAACAACCATCCGGAGTGGAAGGGCTTCACCTTCACCATCGGCGACAACGGCGGTGACGGCAGCCAGGCCCTGGCGCAGATGACGGGCGTGTTCGCCAACGCGCCGTACAAGGTGAAGTTCGCCCGGTTCACCTATGGGCCGCCGCTCGTGCAGGCGGCCGCGTCGGGCGACATCGATCTCGGCGCCGTCGGGGACGTGCCGCCGATCACGGGCGCGGCCAAGGAATACGGGTTCAAGATCGTCGCGGTCGAGCGGTCTCTGACGCCGACCCAGGCGGCGGAGAACATCATCGTCCCGAAGGGCTCCCCGATTCAGACCCTCGCCCAGCTCAAGGGCAAGAAGATCGCCGTCCCGCAGGGCAGTTCGGCGCACGGACTCGTGCTCAACGCGCTCAAGAGCGTGGGCCTGACCCCGAAGGACGTGCAACTCGACTTCCTCTCCCCGGCCGCCGGGGCCACCGCGTTCGCCTCCGGCAAGGTCGACGCCTGGGCGATCTGGAACCCGCAGTCGGCCATCGCCATCGCCGCCGGCGCGCGCGTCCTGGCCAAGGGCCTGCCGCCGATCGACCAGACCAGCAGCTACTTCATCGCCAACGACGCGTCGCTGAACAACCCGACCAAGCGGGCCGCG
This genomic window from Actinospica robiniae DSM 44927 contains:
- a CDS encoding ABC transporter ATP-binding protein, giving the protein MSSAVATRPRQHAGVVVEKVVRRFGDRTVLDGLDLSIADQELVVLLGPSGCGKSTLLRLLAGLDRPDAGLVEVPVKRAIVFQAHRLLPWQRVVRNVSLGLCGPDAEQRARDALAEVGLSGREDAWPKQLSGGEAQRVSLARALVSEPELVLLDEPFAALDAITRLRMHDLVHALRRKHRAAMLLVTHDVDEAIALADRVVVMSDGRLGEAHHVVLSAAEREASVAREELRAALLADLGLATDSDRPTPPKGTDNS
- a CDS encoding LLM class flavin-dependent oxidoreductase codes for the protein MSVDIYWRIAMEGDQKSLYEPGSSRGGFAPHLSGGVAPGLNRAAAGGDGFTHADYMAEVVRASEESGFVGGLLPSFPHTDDPWAAAATLAAESRTYRFMVAFQPGFLHPVQAARMSATLQRATGGRLVYNIISGGGGPQQLWWGDTIGHDDRYARTSEFLDVLKGVWDGGDFSYDGRFYQVKDGGLPPALTGQPFPEIYFSGSSPAAIEAAGRHADYYLSWLEPFDALSEKFAAVRARSPKPPKFAVRIDILARETEQEAWDILDRGWAGLPERRPEREGGDSVGARRSRDFAAGAADSPRALEIAPNVWGGFDRLRPGPAFGLVGDYGQVADRLNELIGLGVDAFILAGVPHLEEARRVGRHVLPLLKGISS
- a CDS encoding VOC family protein, producing the protein MDVVLSRQAASDAVAEHGWRFLLGALRTSVPVASSTQAVDVAQAAVAACGADADGHLRIDLRPDRAVLTLQSLEHAAITDRDAELARRISAAVHELGLTSGPEIGTGAPHSVQLLEIAIDALDIAAIRPFWRAALGYADEPGADGPCDPLVDPVGQGPAIWFQQMDEPRPQRNRIHFDLCVPHDEADRRIEAALAAGGRLVSAERAPAFRVLADAEGNEICITTWQGRDG
- a CDS encoding M20 metallopeptidase family protein produces the protein MSLLEDAAELQEDLVRLRRHLHAEPEVGLDLPRTQEKVLRALESVPLEVSTGSALTSVVGVIRGTAATEGAERRTVLLRADMDALPLPEKTGLGFASRFPGAAHACGHDLHTAMLVGAAQLLADRREQLAGDVILMFQPGEEGHDGARLMLEEGLLDAAGRRPDAAFALHVGAASPVGGFGARPGVALAASGTAEVVFRGSGGHGAWPHAARDPIPALCAAVGALQTMVTRRFDALEPVLVSVGQISAGSAPNIVPDTARLTATLRALGTDARDRLAQEIERVCHGIAHAHGVEAEVVVRDGYPITVNDEAEVEFAGSVIAELFGPDRFVRQRRPALVADDIGRVLARVPGVMVSLGACPAGLDPERAAPNHAPTAVFDDGVLAAGAATLAEFALRRTSR
- a CDS encoding aliphatic sulfonate ABC transporter substrate-binding protein, giving the protein MTLRNPRLRAAVALLILTAATLTGCASKSSTSTGPLSEAADAVGNNHPEWKGFTFTIGDNGGDGSQALAQMTGVFANAPYKVKFARFTYGPPLVQAAASGDIDLGAVGDVPPITGAAKEYGFKIVAVERSLTPTQAAENIIVPKGSPIQTLAQLKGKKIAVPQGSSAHGLVLNALKSVGLTPKDVQLDFLSPAAGATAFASGKVDAWAIWNPQSAIAIAAGARVLAKGLPPIDQTSSYFIANDASLNNPTKRAALIDVLERLSREFAWAVKNPDKYAQALVQEEGITLADAKTAVAAFESRVTPIEPADITLEQNLSDAFLQADQITTKVDIPQIVDNILPAGFDSSKETS
- a CDS encoding TauD/TfdA dioxygenase family protein — translated: MPFSVRKITGRIGAVVDGVDFNAAPDPLIIAGLREALNTHKALVFDGVDLDDDDQERVLGWFGDLTTAHPNLPAADGRTNVLAVDSESSKSNEWHTDVTFVVGPPQITSLRSLVTTPYGGETLIANSAAAYRDLPEPLRAFADSLRAVHTNQYDYIRPAATSEARRDHDRAFLATSYETEHPVVRVHPLTGERGLFIGGFVKRIVGLSATESAELLRIFQSYVTRPENVLRWAWSPRQLLLFDNRITQHYAIDNYDDHPRLLHRVTVAGEVPVGVDGRRSEQLVGDASHFTRVAELVA
- a CDS encoding ABC transporter ATP-binding protein encodes the protein MNTAIALSGIRRGFGGRTVLDGIDLEVPRGEFVALLGASGSGKTTLLRILGGLDRPDAGEVLVPRRRTVVFQEPRLIPSRRVLSNVTIGLPRGEATRDVARAALAEVGLSAHDRAWPATLSGGEAQRVALARALVRDPELLLLDEPFAALDALTRLKMQDLVADLCARHTPAVLLVTHDVDEAIRLADRVLVLRDGKLITDERVEIERPRDEADPAFPALRRRLLAQLGVEQRDREAV
- a CDS encoding LLM class flavin-dependent oxidoreductase, which produces MTRIHIVLPPYRQPRPPVALPDFVTDIRPPDPGPWPALARAADLAGLAGVIVPFDPQGPESLVTAAGLLRTTRHVEVSAGLRPWIATPQYTAKLSASLQRFSGGRLGWYFEDGNAETEQFVTTAEEFWQRPDGLPEVLSEHAFPLVLFADSASCIRLDLRALSLEAKVTAIEAHAQAGVSDFFLDVGDDPGEVYRLGEYVLPLLSFEREPNYVG
- a CDS encoding ABC transporter permease; the protein is MSEVVTISAPAFESDGGTPEAQRREVFVPRDAEHQTRLGQLRRHLRWPLGIYTTPVFVLVLWQVLSDLGVLAQTYAPSPTSIVRSGFDLWQQGVLGPDLAVSLRRAGLGLAIGLTIGVTCGVLGGLLRSGEYVFNGLVQVLNTIPLLAVLPLMIVWFGIGEVTKVLLVSFGAGVPMYLNLFAAIRGVDQGLIEMARTTGAGRWRLVTRVLVPGSLPGFLVGLRFSLAYSILGLVAAETVNADSGIGFLITQAQTYLQTDQVFVGLAVYSVLGLLADQFVRILERVLLRWRPGYEVT
- a CDS encoding ABC transporter substrate-binding protein, with amino-acid sequence MTTRVGYFPQNNSLWVLRHLGLLEQKLPDVEWVDLRSLGRGPRVDPTRALPSAHGDHLFDGGYDFIGTGSTPPVTAQAKGHDIVYVGISGPRVENGRLVVHADSGIEDPSGLKGKRVALGHGSWQTTLLLLALEKAGLGWGDITPVDVYDDAAERFLAREVDAWVGSYPYLTKVEQQAELRELIPTEGLFTHRSLWFTSAEFAENKRAELTAIVSALQEADAWTAANPAEAAEFFAADDGRPAAEWEHALRTRPWGLLPVDDAFVAEQQHAADLFQANGLIEREISVADAVRPDINELVRASAR